A region of Aquila chrysaetos chrysaetos chromosome 13, bAquChr1.4, whole genome shotgun sequence DNA encodes the following proteins:
- the SNRNP27 gene encoding U4/U6.U5 small nuclear ribonucleoprotein 27 kDa protein, translating to MGRSRSRSPPRRERRRSRSTSRERERRRRERSRSRDRDRRRSRSRSPHRRRSRSPRRHRSSSSSPPRLKERRDEEKKEIKDSKGKERQITEEDLQGKTEEEIEMMKTMGFASFDTTKGKKVDGAANAYAINVSQKRKYRQYMNRKGGFNRPLDFIA from the exons ATGGGCCGCAGCCGCTCCCGGTCGCCGCCGCGGCGCG AGCGCAGGCGTTCGCGGTCCACTTCCcgggagagggagaggaggcgAAGAGAGCGATCCCGGTCCCGGGACAGGGACAGGAGGAGGAGCCGTTCTCGCTCCCCACACAGGAGACGGTCCAG GTCGCCGAGACGGCACCGatccagctcctcctccccgccgcggcTGAAGGAGAGGCGGGATGAAGAGAAGAAGGAGATAAAGGACTCCAAAGGCAAAGAGCGTCAGATCACAG AGGAAGATTTGCAGGGCaagacagaagaggaaatcGAGATGATGAAAACAATGGGCTTCGCCTCTTTTGACACAACAAAA GGGAAGAAGGTGGATGGCGCCGCAAACGCGTACGCCATCAATGTGTCCCAGAAGAGGAAGTACAG GCAGTacatgaacagaaaaggagGATTCAACAGACCCCTGGATTTCATTGCTTGA